The DNA window AGCTAGGGTTTCGGCGGACGCCATGGCTGCGCCAGCGGAGGGGGGAGAGGCGTCTCGACTTGGACTCGTTTGGGTAAAAAAGATCAATGAAGAATTGGCGGTTCTCAGCTTTCAGGGGATGCGGTGGGCGAGTATACGTAAATACGTTGGCCGACGGGTCCGCTGGAGATATACGGTTTGTATACGAGGAGAAGCGGTTGTGTTCGGACCGGGCTGGGCTCTCGATAATGGACTGTGCCTCGATTAAACCTAAATGATGATGGATGGGCTGGTTATTTTGCAGGCCAGATATATGCAGGCCACATCTATTCTAGTTTCTAGTTCCCTCGTTCCGTTAGGCTCGAAAAAACACATACTTAACAGGCTATTGGCCCATTTAACAAAGTTGCAGCCCACAAAACTATATTTGCCTTGCTAAAAAAAAAAGACCCCACATTTGCCTCGACCCATATGTGACCTATTCTTTCATCTTCCATATTTTCTCCATTCCAATTTATCAAAACGATCTATACTTTAAAATAAAATCAAAATAAAAAGAATCTCAAAAACCCTAGTATGCCGGTCTTAGTATTAAATGAAATCCTGATGGCCACACAAGTGAAGAGTATGGTATAAGTAAACTCTTGTGCTGAAAGCGACGGCAGTAGCTCTCCCGTCTCTACGTACCGCTAGTTGACACGTGTACGTGGGCTTCTATTTTTTACCATGCGTGATGCCAACATAGTCTTTTCCTCCAACACTGATTGTTTTCCTTGCGGCATGCATCCATTTTGGCCTCCCATTCAGTGTTCTCCTGGGCTATGCCTCTATGCGAATCGTTGGTGCCTCCTCAACATTTTCTTAGCTACTGCCGGCCCAAAAGCTAATGCTATTGCGCTATTGCCTcttcctttttccctcttcGGCCTTGTTTAGATTCCAAATTTTTCTAACCCAAATTGCAAGTATAGCTATGGGTTGGAAACTTTTGAACCCCAACTTTGCAACATAAAATTCCAACTCTTTGAATTGCTTTAAATGAGGTTGCTGAAAGACTGGAACGCCCCTCTGTGCTAAAAAAACACCAGTTACAGCATCACACATTGCTTATCACACATTGCTTGCATGTTTATATCAAATGCAACACTACTCACAAGCTCAGATTTTTTTTCAAATCCTCTGAATAGACAATATTACAAGTTTTGAAAATTGGACCATATTACAAACCGCATGCAACTTCTGAGCAAACATTTGATACAATCAACAAATATCCGAAAGAACTAGCATTAATACAGTTTGTGAACAAATAAATCTAAAGTACAAGTCCTCGGGTCCGCCGCAAGCAAGATTATTACAAGTTCTCAGCAAACTAATGCAGATACAGGTCCTCAGGCTCTATTGTACAGGTGGTCAGCAATATAATCACGAAATGCATTCATCTGTGCAACATCTTCAAAATCTGGGGCATCAACAGTTTCAGGCTGATCAATAGAGGCCTCTGGCGGCACATAATGCACATGTTGATCTACCAGCACAAAGTCATTATCGTCCAGCCCACTCAATCTTATAAAATTATGCAAAGCCATACACGCAACAATAGTCTTCGTTTGCGTTCCGGGAGGATAGCAAGGGATTAGCATCAATATGCGCCACTTTATTTTCAGTACACCAAATGCCCTTTCAATGACATTTCTAAGAGATGAATAGGCATAATTGAAGGTCTCCTTTTTACCTCGTGGTTCTGCGACGTTTTGGAAGTCTTGAATATGGTACATGGTTCCCTTGTACGGAGCCTGGTAACCTGGACGGTTGGGGTACCCGGAATCCACCAGATAGAACTTCCCTACAGCAGCAACTACCTGTAAGTGTTAAGTAATTGAATTAGAAATGCCAAATGTAGTAGCACCTAAGACTCTACATTCAGGTGGGTGAGGAAATTCATCCTTGTACGTAGTCATGGCATCATCAAACACTCTCATATCATGAACAGATCCCGGCCATCCCGCAATGACAAATGTAAAGAACATGTTAAAGTCACAAGCAGTCATGACATTCTGTGTCGTCACGCCCTTGCGACATAAGTGCTGTACAAATTTATCAGCAGGCACTACACAAGGCATGTGGCTGCCATCTATAGCTCCTATGCAGTCCTTGAATTCAGGGTTGAACCGAGGGTTAAGCACCCTAGGATGCGTAGTGCTGAACTCTGGGTCCCGAGGTCTAATGATATCGTCCGCAAGCTTAACCACACACTCCAACACTCTATAGAACATTGCGTGTACTGTGCCTAGTGACCTCTCAAATCTGTCCTCGGCTTGCCTAGCTGAATGTGGAGCACCTACAATCCAGAGGAACATCCCTAGAGGTCGATTTTCCAGTGTCCTTCAGGCAATATTCATTTCCTAACAGAGTATGCAAACTATAGAACATCTCTGCGGTCATTCTAAACATGTTGTAGCAGGAGGTTTCATTGGCTAGTTTGTCTTCTACCCATTCCAACCCGGTCATCTTGGGCACTCTGTATTCTGCCCTATTGTAGAACTTGTCCAAATGGAGGGCATACTGAAAGTACATACCATATATCAATGCAATGTCTTCATGATCCTCCTCTGCCAGCATGCCAAAAAAATCCTGCTCCCACAGCTGCTTCCTACCAGCATCAGCCTCCACCACTGCTGAAGGTTCGTCAGCTtcttgcacacatgaaataaagaGAAAAAGCTCTAATCAGTACATAATCACATATAGAAAAGGAATGATGCAACAGAACCTTGCCTTATGTAACCTACTGTCACATGCACACAGCGCACATACAGTGACCCACGTAACTTAAATATTCATCAACAAGCAACACCATAAtaaagttgcacaacacaaCAAATTAGCACAACACAAGCGTATACAATAAAGTTCAGAACATCACAGGGTTCAACACCCACACAACCACACACAGGTGCATACATGGAATAGAGGTTCTAGTTGCCGACCCCAGATAGGTGTGCAAGGATGCATTTTCTTCCTTCTTCATCTGCTTCCTCAAAAGACTCCATGTCCTCCTCAGAACGGACTAACTTGAGAACTCCAACCCAAAGGCGGCTATCTTCAGCTACCCCCAGCTGCCTAGCCATCTCCCTCACTCGCTTCCTCCTCGCTCTCTCCTGTTCCTCAAGTTGTTCCTCTCTTTTCTGCCTATCCGCCCAAATCTGGTTCTATGCTGCAGTCCTGTTCTCCAGAATGACGTTGAGCTCCCTCATGTTGGACTGCATTGCACGCACTGCTGGGCTCCTGGACTTCTTGCTTGGGCTGCTGCCGGTGCTGCGAGTGCTAAGGCTGCTGAAGCTCCTCTTGCTGCCACTGCTGTGTCGAGTGCTCTATGGAGTGGTGTCGCCGCCATCTTCATCTTCGTCACTGCTAATGGTCTGTGGCCCTTTACGGCGGCCAGGAAGATATGAAGTTTCCCCCTGTGACACACACGCCTTGGAACATTTGTCCATTTCTGGGAGGTAGTCAGGAAGGCCATGCTTGAGCTCCTTCTGCTGGTCCCGCAACAAACGCAAATGAATAGAGTTTGTCAGAAAACATACAAAGCTAATTTAGTAGTTGTGTACACATACGAATATGGTGCACCTTGCTCTTCTCTTCCCACCATTGTTCAGAAGCATTAACAGAACCATTAGAGGAACGGCCCAATCCGGTTTCCTTGATCTGGAGATCACGTATGGCTCTCCATTCCTTCTTCAGTGCTCGGACCTTATTGCCAAAGATTACGTTGTCATGAACCAGCTTTGTCCGTTTGAAGTATTCCTCTGTGATATTTTGCCAACCCCACTTAGACATCTGACCCCTGTTGTTGTAGTACCCCATGTCAATCTGGTCACAATACAGCTAACAGAAGACTTTAGTGTGGTAATCACTCCATTGAGCCCTGTCAAGCTTGTTCTGAAATATTGCACAACCTCAGTGCCACAGAAACAGAAGTTACAGTTGTAAGCAAATAGGAACAAAACATCACAATGTATGTAAAGTGAACATCAGAACGGAACAAAGATGCATTACATGTATTACTACCTACTGGATGCTAACAGCCGAATCGGTTGCAATTCTCAAACGCTAAAGCAAATGTAATGCTACGAAATGGTTTCTAAGTGAAGACATGGCAACAAATCTGCTAACAAAAAATTTTCCCAGTTCGGATGACATACTGTAAAGAGGGAAATCGATCCATATCGGGACTTGGGGTGGAGGCATGCTGTCGTCGGGGGCGGCCTGTTCGAGGCGGCGACGTGCACCATGGCCCCTGGAAGAGCCAGCGTCGCCGGATGTGGAGCCACGTTGACGAGGAGGGACGCGGCCGGCACCACCGGTGCCGGAGTCCCCGCGAGGAGGGGGTCTGGCCCCTCCAACTCCACCGGAGTGAGGCGGACGCAGGCCCAGGGAACCCCTGCCGCTGCGTGAGGGCACGCGCGGCGGATGGGGGTCGATACTGCCAGTGCCGCCTTCTTCAGCTCCGGACTGCAAGATGCCCTGGTAAGTCTCCATGCCTGCCCAGGACTGGCTGGCGTTGAGGTCGAGCGAATCCAGCCTCAGCTGGCTAGCGTAGGGGTTGCTGGACGAGGGAACGCCGAGCATCGGTGAGTACGCCGCCGGCTGCGATAAGAAGTCTCTTGTCTCGCCACCGGAGGAGAGGTTGACGAAGCTGTCGTCGTTGGGGTAGCCGGAGTAGTTGCTGAAACCGGCGGCGTCGAAGTCGTCATGTTGGGTGACGTCATGGGGGTACCCTTCCATCGCCGCCGATGGGGTCAAGGACGGCAGATCTGGACGCAGGTTAGGTGCTAAGGGCTGAGGACCGTGTGGATCTAACTTGAAACACGGAGGAGGCAGCAgcggagaggacggcggcggcggaggaacacagcggcggccgggggagagCGAGCCGGGGGGAGCGCCGCTAGGGTTTGCGAGTCCTGCGAATGGATACGGAAGGGGGCTGAGGGGCGCGGGCGCGAGGGGTATGGCCGACCACCGCGCGGTGCTCCCAATGATTGGGCTGGGCCAAATACATTCCACCCGCAGGCTAAATTTTTTTACAAACAGcccgtttagattgcaacttcaAAATATTACACAAACTTAAAATTTGGCCGGCATCTAAACAAGGCCTTCTTCTCTGCTGTACAGATTCCGCAGCAGCTTTTGTAATTTGGTCGATACGGTGCAACCCCATCACCAGACATGGCGAAAGCGCCCTTCCCTACCTAGTAGATATATGTCAGCAATGACATATGTGACTTGCTGCCTCGGTTACCTTCCGGAAACTATTTATTACAAGTGGAGGCTAGCAAACCTATCCACTGAAGAGTTGTCAGAAGCTCATGTGTTAAGCCCAAGGCCAATACTAAACTCTTGCAGTTTAATGGTGCAACACTGCAGTGTCAAAATGTCAACATGCCTTTTCACAAGATTAAATTATCGAGGTCAGGTGTGATCTTGATGCTACCGATGTCAATGCACAACCTATCTTTGCTGATATGATTTTTTGTCCAAGTTCAGAAAAAGCATCATCAAGCAACAACTGATATGGACGGCGAGGCACGCATATATAGCACGGAGTTGTTGGTGTTTAGGGTGTGTTTGGATACCTCGGAGTAAACTTTAGTCCTGTAATATCGGATGTTTGGATACTAATTAGTAGTATtgaatatagattaattataaaatcaattacataaatagagactaattcacgagacgaatgcATTAGACCTAATGAGTCCGTGATTTAgcaatgttgtgctacagtaaatatatgttAATGATAAATTAAttggcttaatagattcatctcgtaaaTAGTCTCCATTATGCaatttatacaattagtttataattagcatatatttaATATTACTAATTAATATCTAAACATCTAATATGATGGAACTAAAATTTAATCATCCAGATATAAACAGGCTCTTGGAAGGTATCGAGGGAATGCCAAACCACTTCCACTAGACATGTTGTTGTACTTCTATCTCAAGCAAATTCGAAGCAACTCGACGTCTCAAATGAAATCATCGTGGTCATTACCTGTGTTACCTCTTGTGATTAATGGTGAAAACTCAAAACCTTTCGTCAaatttaaagttcaagttcagTTTTGTTGAAGAAATTTAAAGCACATTTGCTCCGTAGGATTAAAATTAAAACCGACCTCCCTTTATGTATAATAAACGAAGTCGTAGAAAATATTTGCGAGATTAATTTGTAATATAGGGACCGTTCATTGAAGAGTAGAGGCTGTAGATGTCTAGATGAGTAGATCTATTCAAATTTCAAAGTTGGGCACTTGGGCTTCAGTTCATATTATAGGAGAGAAATACATGGTTCGTTAGGTACCTGCTTGTAATTATTCTCGCGCTACGTCGAAGGTGCCCACCGGCAGATAGGCCCCACGGGTCAGGACACCCGTGGCCGCCGAGCCGCTCGTCTTCCCCTTCTCTCCGATCTCCCACTCAAACTCAAACCCCTCCTCTCCgtctcgccggcgacgagcgctGCCGGCTAGGGTTTCGTGTTCCGCCACCCGGCGGAGCCAATGGCCGCATCCGGCTTCGGCCGCGAAGCCGGGCCCTCCACCCGCGGCCCGGGCACCGCCTTCCCTGCTTTCGGCGTCGGCGCCGCCACCCAGACTGCCACCGCCCCTTCTGCCGCAACTCCATCCTTCCCCTTGGTTCGCCCCGCCACCCCGTCCATCCCCTCGGTTCGCCCGACCTCCCCGTCCTTCCCCTCTGCCCGCCCGGTTTCCCCTTCCTTCCCATCCGCTCGCTCGACCAACcctcctgccgccgccaccccgcaCTTCCCGAGCCCTCGGCCCCAGCTCGCGACCGCGGCTACAGCCTCTCGCCCTGCTACTACCCCGGCCATGCCCATGCCCGTACCCTCAGCGCGCCCGGCAGCTGCTCCCGGCGCTTCTGCTTCCGCGCGTTTCCCGAGCCCTCGCCCCACGCTCGACCCAGGCGCGGTTGCCGCCACTGGTCGCTACGTCGCTCGGCATCTTCAGCCCCAGCCGAGGTGATGTTTAGtgtttttaacccttttttattCTAAGTGATGGACTCGTTAAGCCTGTGTTTGTGTTTATAAATTTTGCTGTGGAAGCTAATTGACTAGTGATTCAGCTTCCAATACTTGCTGTTGCATCTAAGTAGGTGTAGTGCAGATACTAGAAATGTAACATTAGTGACACATAGCTATGGACCTCAAGCACACTATTTGCCTTGTGGGGAGCTATATTCCACCAGCAGGAATTTCTCTTATGTGATGATCATGACCATATATATCAATGATTTCTCCACTGTATACTTGTGGAAATGTAAAATATTGTTGGTTGGATGTATGCATGCCTCACGTGACAATTGGCAGATCATACCACTATCTGTATTCTGTACAAGTAAACATTTGGCAGGATTCAAGTTCTCCTTTGTTCTAGGGCTACATATTCCCACATTGATCGGAAAAGGAGATAGATATAAAGCATTATTTCTGGTATGGTTGTATGTTATAGCTGCATTTTTTATATATAACCTATGTGCTATATAATCCAGCCAACTGTGTTGTGGGCAATGTGGCTAGTTTCTCCAATATGACCTGTTCGAAAAGTAAATTGCAGGGTATGCTGTCTCATCATATAGAAATGTGACCTGCGCAGCCAAGTTGCTTGGCTGCAGGGCCAAACAGCAGCCCAGCAGCTTGGCTGGCTGCAGCTGCTGGCCGGCTGCTGCAGCGGCAGCCGCAGCCACAGCTGCAGCAGATGCAGCCAAGCAGTATCTAGCTGATCACATATcttatgaactcttgggcttggATAATTAGTCTTAGGTGCACATTTGAAGATGAAAACAACATGTATCCTTGCTGATGGAATTTTTCATACCTTTTGTAGGCCAGCCACACCATCAGTAAGTAGGCAGGTGGATCCTTTTATTTCCTCAAGAAGCAGGGCCCTATCAGCTGTATCAAATCTGCGTGCGGATTCCCCTGCAGATTACGGTAGTGGTACGGGACAAAGAAGGTATAAACACTTATTGATGCATCTCTCTCAAGCTACTGGTATAGTTGTAAAAGGTGTCATGTTTATTTTATTTCGAATTAAGAAACATTTGTATTATATACCTGATTTGACTGATAGTACATGAGGGTTCATGGGAAGGTCTATAATTTTGCAACTACATTTCTCCTTTGGAGCTTATATGATCTATAATTTTCAGCCAAAATACCATTTTCCAAGCAGTTCTAAGAACATATGGCACAGGATATCACGGTTAGATGTACAatgtattttttttttgttggtaCCTCTTACACAGAGAACTATGTGAATTATGATGTCTGCTGTTTGAATATGGAACATAGTGCATAGTTGATGTTAGCCTTTACACACCTGACATGGTATTCTTTACCTGGAGTACGCTATATGATCAGTGGACATAATTGTATAGTTTCCGAAAATATCTCTTTGTTACATGTGTCCTGTCATGTTCTTCATAGAACGTGCTGCCCAT is part of the Panicum hallii strain FIL2 chromosome 2, PHallii_v3.1, whole genome shotgun sequence genome and encodes:
- the LOC112881342 gene encoding uncharacterized protein LOC112881342; this translates as MARQLGVAEDSRLWVGVLKLVRSEEDMESFEEADEEGRKCILAHLSGEADEPSAVVEADAGRKQLWEQDFFGMLAEEDHEDIALIYGKFYLVDSGYPNRPGYQAPYKGTMYHIQDFQNVAEPRDQHVHYVPPEASIDQPETVDAPDFEDVAQMNAFRDYIADHLYNRA